One Thermicanus aegyptius DSM 12793 DNA segment encodes these proteins:
- a CDS encoding GNAT family N-acetyltransferase, with amino-acid sequence MVILRDAHPADLPDLLRIYNWAVLHTTATFDLEEQTLEQRTAWFSKYGKNYPLIVAEEDGKVVGYSCISPFREKPAYAKTVELSVYIDKNYWGKGIGKLLVGEIITRARRLGYHTILAGITGDNEASIKLHERFGFRLVARFAEVGYKFGAWRDVLFYQLML; translated from the coding sequence ATGGTCATCTTGAGGGACGCACATCCGGCCGATCTGCCTGATCTGCTGCGCATTTACAACTGGGCTGTTCTACATACAACGGCTACTTTTGATTTGGAAGAGCAGACGCTGGAGCAAAGAACCGCATGGTTTTCCAAATACGGCAAGAATTATCCGTTGATCGTCGCCGAAGAGGATGGAAAGGTTGTAGGATACAGCTGTATCTCCCCTTTCCGCGAAAAGCCGGCGTATGCCAAGACGGTCGAGTTGTCCGTTTATATCGACAAGAACTACTGGGGGAAAGGCATCGGAAAACTTCTCGTCGGAGAGATCATAACGCGTGCCCGCCGATTGGGATACCATACGATATTGGCGGGGATTACCGGGGACAATGAGGCGAGCATTAAGCTGCACGAGCGATTTGGCTTCCGCCTGGTTGCCCGTTTTGCGGAAGTGGGCTACAAATTCGGCGCCTGGCGAGATGTCTTGTTTTATCAGTTGATGCTTTAA
- a CDS encoding small, acid-soluble spore protein, alpha/beta type → MGKLARNRLLVPEAESALDRLKMETAKELGLDDEIEEKGWGNMTTREVGKIGGNMVKKMISIAEKEMGRNSSPQ, encoded by the coding sequence GTGGGCAAATTGGCGAGAAACCGCCTGCTCGTTCCCGAAGCAGAGTCTGCCCTCGATCGACTGAAAATGGAGACGGCTAAGGAATTAGGCCTCGATGATGAGATTGAGGAGAAAGGGTGGGGCAATATGACCACTCGGGAAGTAGGGAAGATTGGTGGGAATATGGTGAAGAAGATGATTTCCATCGCCGAAAAGGAGATGGGGAGGAACTCTTCACCCCAATGA
- a CDS encoding helix-turn-helix transcriptional regulator: MRNRLAEIRKDKKMSSEDLAKRLEVTRQTLISIENGRYDPSLSLAFRIAKLFDLAIEDIFIFEEGNKNEE; the protein is encoded by the coding sequence TTGAGAAATAGACTTGCGGAAATCAGGAAAGATAAGAAGATGTCATCGGAGGATTTGGCTAAAAGATTAGAGGTAACGAGACAAACCCTTATTTCTATCGAAAACGGGAGGTATGATCCTTCGTTATCTTTAGCTTTTAGGATCGCAAAGCTTTTTGATTTAGCCATTGAGGATATCTTTATTTTTGAGGAAGGTAATAAGAATGAAGAATAA
- a CDS encoding IS256 family transposase, with protein sequence MAQYNITLNDEILKDLFSGDKGVAVLLEQVLNQVLQAQATEQLNAEPYERSEDRQGYRNGTRPHPXTTRVGTLVLRVPRLRSGKFSTELFARYQRSEQALLLAMMEMVINGVSTRKVAAITEELCGEEFSKSTVSELCKRLDPVVQGWNERSLKDKEYPFVIVDAMVLKIREDGRVRSRAALIATGVGEDGYREVLGMRIGDSESEASWSAFFGWLKDRGLHGVDIVVSDSHSGLVKALHTQFQGCTWQRCQTHFMRNFLDAVPKSLQEELYGKMRAILDAPDVKTARLLMEQVVKEYSDRARKAVDILESGFDDITAVLELPERYRKRLRTTNGQERLNEEIRRRDRVIRIYPNRDSAIRLLGALLMEIDEKWQSGHRYFDMEDYYVWREERRKKEVAESQQSVRKVS encoded by the coding sequence ATGGCACAATATAATATTACCTTGAACGATGAAATTTTGAAAGATCTATTTTCTGGAGATAAGGGGGTGGCTGTCTTACTAGAACAGGTGCTGAATCAGGTTCTTCAAGCCCAGGCCACTGAGCAGTTGAATGCAGAGCCCTACGAACGGTCTGAAGATCGTCAGGGTTATCGCAATGGTACTCGCCCCCATCCCATNACGACCCGCGTCGGTACGCTGGTATTGCGGGTGCCACGACTCCGTAGCGGCAAGTTTTCCACAGAGCTTTTTGCCCGTTATCAGCGCAGTGAACAGGCACTTTTACTGGCGATGATGGAGATGGTTATTAATGGTGTATCCACAAGGAAGGTAGCCGCTATCACGGAGGAGCTATGTGGAGAAGAGTTTTCCAAGTCTACCGTATCGGAGCTCTGTAAACGATTGGACCCCGTTGTCCAAGGATGGAACGAACGAAGCCTGAAGGACAAGGAATACCCCTTTGTGATCGTGGATGCCATGGTGCTAAAGATTCGTGAGGATGGCAGGGTGCGCTCGAGGGCTGCTTTGATTGCTACTGGTGTGGGTGAAGACGGATACCGTGAAGTGCTAGGAATGCGCATCGGGGATAGCGAGTCTGAAGCCAGTTGGAGTGCGTTTTTCGGCTGGTTGAAGGACCGAGGGCTGCATGGTGTGGATATCGTTGTCTCTGACAGCCACAGCGGGCTTGTGAAAGCCCTACACACCCAGTTTCAAGGCTGTACCTGGCAACGATGCCAAACGCACTTTATGCGCAACTTCTTGGACGCCGTGCCTAAGAGTTTACAGGAGGAGCTGTATGGGAAAATGCGGGCCATCCTTGATGCGCCAGATGTGAAGACAGCCCGTTTGTTGATGGAGCAGGTTGTGAAAGAGTACAGCGATAGAGCACGAAAAGCTGTGGATATCCTCGAGTCGGGCTTTGATGACATCACGGCAGTACTGGAGCTGCCAGAACGGTACAGGAAACGTCTCCGTACTACCAACGGTCAGGAGCGTCTTAATGAGGAAATTCGCAGGCGAGATCGGGTGATTCGAATCTACCCGAATCGAGACTCGGCGATACGGCTTCTAGGTGCCTTGCTGATGGAGATTGACGAGAAATGGCAATCTGGTCACCGGTACTTTGACATGGAAGACTATTACGTCTGGCGGGAGGAGCGTAGGAAGAAGGAGGTGGCGGAGTCACAGCAGAGCGTCCGAAAGGTTAGTTAA
- a CDS encoding helix-turn-helix domain-containing protein, translating to MINVKVMKVATTLGEKIKELRENLGMTQEELAEGICTRSYISIIEKNQMKPSAELIIKLSKKLGYDLRNLKESAHPASPYYEKLNQIETLLYNQDDREALKQLQEIPEDAVLPPFEKAKWLWEKAVLIALPQERWTEGESWCNEALQLLADSTELSLIAKVHYIIGVIRYRMGKLEDAFESFNTGIQVMTQSPSPSMRYLVLLYLNQAMIHNHWKEPRSALICVQKAKDLNKNTNSYYHVGDIEFHWGLALSGLNDPENAKLHYNLALQFYQYNEKATNLGAVYTNLGIVERQLGNFEESLQYLQKAIQHYQEASLKEKEENSRYELALTLFALNRYEEALETAKALHAGLPQDSPLLPNATWLIGEIYLKMNDLKEANRYLQQAYQLIVKDVHCPVNTKQLILTGLVSLYQKQDTPNLQTNYLEMLHESILGY from the coding sequence ATGATAAACGTAAAGGTGATGAAAGTGGCCACAACCCTCGGAGAAAAGATCAAGGAATTGCGGGAAAACCTGGGGATGACACAGGAGGAATTGGCGGAGGGAATCTGCACGAGGAGTTATATCAGCATCATTGAAAAGAACCAGATGAAGCCTTCCGCCGAATTAATCATCAAGTTAAGCAAAAAGTTAGGTTATGATTTACGCAATCTCAAGGAAAGCGCCCACCCTGCCTCTCCGTATTACGAGAAACTGAATCAAATCGAGACGCTGCTCTATAACCAAGATGACCGCGAGGCGTTAAAGCAGCTGCAGGAGATTCCCGAAGATGCGGTACTGCCCCCTTTTGAAAAGGCTAAATGGTTGTGGGAGAAAGCGGTCTTAATCGCCCTTCCGCAAGAACGATGGACGGAAGGCGAATCCTGGTGCAACGAAGCTTTGCAATTGCTGGCGGATTCAACGGAACTTTCATTGATTGCCAAAGTGCATTACATCATCGGCGTGATCCGGTATCGTATGGGAAAATTGGAGGATGCATTTGAATCCTTTAATACCGGGATACAGGTAATGACGCAGTCTCCCTCTCCCTCCATGCGTTATCTCGTCTTGCTCTATCTTAATCAGGCGATGATTCACAATCATTGGAAGGAGCCGCGTTCCGCGCTCATTTGCGTGCAGAAGGCAAAAGATCTGAATAAGAATACCAATTCCTACTACCACGTCGGGGACATCGAATTTCATTGGGGTCTGGCATTAAGTGGTTTGAATGACCCGGAAAATGCAAAACTGCATTATAACCTGGCGCTTCAGTTTTATCAGTATAATGAAAAAGCGACAAATCTGGGAGCGGTCTACACAAACTTAGGGATTGTGGAACGTCAACTGGGGAACTTCGAGGAGTCATTGCAATATTTACAGAAAGCGATTCAACATTATCAGGAGGCCAGCCTGAAAGAAAAAGAGGAAAACAGCCGTTATGAATTGGCCCTCACCCTATTTGCATTGAATCGGTATGAGGAGGCCTTGGAGACGGCAAAAGCGCTGCATGCCGGTCTCCCACAGGACTCTCCGCTATTGCCGAATGCAACGTGGCTGATCGGGGAGATCTATCTCAAAATGAATGATTTAAAGGAAGCAAATCGCTATTTGCAGCAGGCGTATCAATTGATCGTAAAGGATGTCCATTGCCCCGTGAATACGAAACAATTGATCTTAACCGGTTTGGTTTCCTTATATCAGAAGCAGGATACGCCAAATCTTCAGACCAACTATTTAGAAATGTTGCATGAATCAATCTTAGGTTATTGA
- a CDS encoding zf-TFIIB domain-containing protein, with the protein MKCPVCETTDLLMAERQGVEIDYCPKCRGVWLDRGELDKIIERSRTISRDVEEIDFDPKYGEAKRYPTYGGEYGYPKKHKKKKSFLEDFFDFD; encoded by the coding sequence GTGAAATGTCCAGTTTGTGAAACAACGGATCTTCTGATGGCTGAACGGCAAGGAGTGGAAATCGATTACTGTCCGAAATGCAGGGGAGTTTGGCTTGACCGGGGTGAATTGGATAAGATCATCGAACGATCCCGGACGATCTCCCGCGATGTTGAGGAGATAGACTTTGATCCCAAATATGGCGAAGCAAAACGGTATCCAACCTATGGAGGGGAGTACGGATACCCGAAAAAGCATAAAAAGAAAAAATCTTTCCTGGAGGACTTTTTTGATTTTGATTAA
- a CDS encoding ABC transporter permease, which yields MKGDRRVPFLLAIATLFLIWEGVSFLLPPYLLPDVPHVFARLWEEIRKGEFLVSLGNSFMRLGIGYPLACFLGGILGLFAGLSKRFAHYLRSIITILQSIPPITWIPFLVILFGFGNLPIVIVIVIAAFFPMALSVMNGTEGVERTHLEVARVMGASKKELLTRVYLPETLPSFITGAQVAFGNAWRSLIAAEMVGGAASGLGWSISYSGEIADMSGVLMNIVVIGTIASFLDHVLLEQIKRRLLHWRYVAGGERA from the coding sequence ATGAAAGGAGATCGACGGGTTCCTTTTCTCCTCGCCATAGCGACCCTTTTTCTGATTTGGGAAGGGGTCTCTTTCCTTCTGCCCCCATATCTTTTGCCCGATGTTCCCCATGTTTTCGCCCGATTGTGGGAGGAGATACGGAAGGGAGAGTTCCTCGTTTCTTTAGGGAATAGTTTTATGCGTCTCGGAATCGGATATCCCCTGGCCTGTTTCTTGGGGGGAATTCTCGGGCTTTTTGCCGGGCTGTCAAAACGGTTCGCCCATTATTTAAGAAGCATCATTACCATTCTTCAATCGATTCCTCCCATCACCTGGATTCCCTTTTTGGTCATCCTCTTTGGGTTCGGCAATCTGCCCATCGTGATCGTGATCGTGATTGCGGCCTTTTTTCCCATGGCCCTTTCCGTGATGAATGGAACGGAAGGAGTGGAACGAACCCATCTGGAAGTAGCACGGGTCATGGGGGCTTCAAAAAAGGAACTCCTCACCAGAGTTTATCTACCGGAAACCTTGCCTTCCTTTATCACCGGGGCTCAGGTTGCTTTCGGCAACGCTTGGCGCTCTCTGATTGCAGCGGAGATGGTGGGCGGTGCCGCTTCAGGCTTGGGTTGGTCTATCAGCTATTCCGGGGAGATTGCCGATATGAGCGGGGTGTTGATGAATATCGTAGTGATTGGAACGATTGCTTCCTTTTTAGATCATGTGTTATTAGAACAGATCAAAAGGCGTCTTCTCCATTGGCGTTATGTGGCGGGAGGGGAGAGGGCATGA
- a CDS encoding ABC transporter substrate-binding protein: MGWEYKKKYAKPFLIGLLAMVLVSLTACGTGNTESGGKGAQGTSSATPKEKVRVGYLLVMDDAPAILAHEADLYQKHGLDEEMQLFTSGTDMIKAIVGGQIDVGVLGFTNALTWLDKGADLKIVGGAQMGYHSLIVRKDSGIKSVKDLKGRVVASQQKGSTADIVWNGVVLKEAGLAPEDVPMQYVSPSVAVQSLTAGRVDAAFVFEPYDHLARATAGAESIYEVGKSWPFPCMVVIASGETLKKNRELVNRTLDAQKEAIEMLENSPEEAAKYLTPAFMKEEKLQTVEGGSVPAVQVIREAIEAQDFNWDITEDQIKKMQEIVGMMVEQGILKKEIDVRNALDLSWQTKASSK; the protein is encoded by the coding sequence ATGGGATGGGAGTATAAAAAGAAATATGCAAAACCGTTTCTGATCGGACTGCTTGCGATGGTTCTTGTAAGCTTAACTGCCTGCGGAACAGGCAATACGGAATCAGGAGGGAAAGGTGCCCAAGGAACCTCCTCCGCTACTCCGAAAGAGAAAGTGCGGGTCGGCTATCTCCTGGTTATGGATGATGCCCCTGCCATTCTGGCCCATGAGGCGGACCTTTATCAGAAACATGGCCTGGATGAAGAGATGCAATTGTTTACCAGTGGGACCGATATGATTAAAGCGATCGTCGGCGGTCAAATTGATGTGGGGGTCCTTGGCTTTACCAATGCCCTCACGTGGTTGGATAAGGGGGCCGATCTTAAGATCGTCGGCGGGGCCCAGATGGGTTACCATAGTCTCATCGTCCGAAAAGATTCAGGGATCAAAAGCGTGAAGGATTTAAAGGGGCGTGTCGTTGCCTCTCAACAGAAAGGGAGTACCGCCGATATCGTCTGGAATGGAGTCGTATTAAAAGAGGCGGGGCTTGCCCCTGAGGATGTTCCCATGCAATATGTCTCCCCTTCCGTTGCGGTTCAATCCTTGACCGCAGGCAGGGTGGATGCGGCTTTTGTCTTTGAGCCTTATGACCATCTGGCCAGAGCGACGGCGGGAGCCGAGTCCATTTATGAAGTGGGAAAAAGCTGGCCCTTCCCCTGCATGGTGGTGATCGCTTCCGGCGAGACTCTTAAGAAAAACCGGGAGCTGGTAAATAGGACGCTGGATGCCCAAAAGGAAGCCATCGAAATGTTGGAGAATTCCCCCGAAGAAGCCGCGAAATATCTCACCCCGGCTTTTATGAAAGAGGAAAAACTGCAGACGGTAGAGGGCGGCAGTGTTCCGGCGGTTCAGGTCATACGGGAGGCCATCGAGGCACAAGACTTTAATTGGGATATCACCGAGGATCAAATCAAAAAAATGCAGGAGATCGTGGGAATGATGGTGGAACAGGGAATTTTAAAGAAGGAGATCGATGTCAGGAATGCCCTTGATCTCAGTTGGCAAACAAAGGCTTCATCAAAGTAG
- the acnA gene encoding aconitate hydratase AcnA, whose amino-acid sequence MNEARFDVQAELEVGGKKYVYFRLEGLEEKGIGEVKRLPYSIKVLLEAAVRQYDGRAITGEHVEQLANWASTRDANKEVPFKPSRIVLQDFTGVPAVVDLAAMREAVKKAGGDPEKINPLVPVDLVIDHSVMVDYFGTKDALELNMALEFERNEERYRFLRWAQKAFRNFRVVPPATGIVHQVNLEYLASVVSQKEVDGKTQVFPDSLVGTDSHTTMINGLGVVGWGVGGIEAEAGMLGQPLYFVTPEVVGFKLTGKLPEGSTATDLALTVTNILRKKGVVGKFVEYYGPGVSTLSLADRATVANMAPEYGATMGFFPVDQETLNYLRLTGRSEELIALVEAYYKAQGMFRTDDAPEPIYSDVVELDLSTVVPTLAGPRRPQDRIELDRMKESFRTAIRTPVEKGGFGLTEEKLAKEVEVTHPNGEKTKLRHGAVVIAAITSCTNTSNPSVMIGAGLLAKKAVEKGLKKPAYVKSSLTPGSKVVTQYLIDAGVMGALETLGFNVAGYGCATCIGNSGPLPDEVSRAISDGDLTVAAVLSGNRNFEGRIHPQVKANYLASPPLVVAYALAGTVDIDLAREPIGYGKDGEPVYLKDIWPTGKEVQDAILSTIGPEKFRRQYADVFHGNTRWNKIPTPEGQLYEWDQESTYIQEPPFFENLSPEAGHLEEIKKAAVLALLGDSVTTDHISPAGSIAVNSPAGKYLLEHGVEKKDFNSYGSRRGNHEVMMRGTFANIRIRNQIAPGTEGGVTKYLPTGEVMPIYDAAMKYKEAGVPLLVLAGKEYGTGSSRDWAAKGTYLLGVKAVIAESFERIHRSNLVGMGVLPLQFMEGDSWKSLGLTGGESFDILGLHDQVKPGDEVVVRATRSDGSTIEFKVTLRLDSVVEIDYYRNSGILQTVLRELMKR is encoded by the coding sequence ATGAACGAAGCACGCTTTGATGTTCAGGCAGAACTAGAAGTCGGGGGAAAGAAATATGTGTATTTTCGCCTTGAAGGACTGGAAGAGAAAGGAATCGGGGAAGTAAAGCGATTGCCCTATTCCATTAAAGTTCTTTTGGAGGCCGCCGTACGCCAATATGACGGCCGGGCGATCACCGGAGAGCATGTAGAGCAATTAGCCAATTGGGCTTCTACCCGGGATGCCAATAAAGAGGTTCCCTTTAAACCATCCAGGATTGTGCTGCAAGACTTTACCGGTGTACCTGCGGTGGTGGACCTTGCTGCCATGCGGGAAGCCGTGAAGAAGGCAGGGGGAGATCCTGAGAAGATTAATCCCCTGGTTCCCGTCGATTTGGTGATCGACCATTCGGTCATGGTGGACTACTTCGGCACCAAAGATGCTCTGGAACTCAATATGGCTCTGGAATTTGAAAGAAATGAAGAGCGCTACCGATTCCTCCGCTGGGCGCAGAAGGCTTTTCGGAACTTCCGCGTCGTGCCTCCCGCCACGGGGATCGTTCATCAGGTGAATCTTGAATACCTGGCTTCCGTTGTCTCCCAAAAGGAAGTGGATGGAAAGACGCAAGTTTTTCCCGACTCCCTGGTAGGGACGGATTCCCACACCACCATGATCAATGGTCTGGGGGTCGTCGGATGGGGTGTGGGTGGAATTGAAGCAGAGGCGGGCATGTTAGGCCAACCCCTCTATTTTGTCACGCCCGAAGTGGTCGGATTTAAGCTGACCGGGAAACTTCCGGAAGGATCAACGGCAACCGACCTGGCGCTTACGGTAACCAATATTTTGCGCAAAAAAGGGGTTGTAGGAAAGTTTGTGGAATATTACGGGCCCGGAGTAAGCACCCTAAGCCTTGCGGACCGGGCGACGGTGGCTAATATGGCGCCGGAATATGGAGCCACCATGGGCTTCTTCCCGGTAGACCAGGAGACGCTAAACTATCTCCGTTTAACGGGGAGGAGTGAAGAGTTGATCGCCCTCGTTGAAGCTTACTATAAGGCACAAGGCATGTTCCGGACGGATGATGCTCCTGAGCCGATCTACTCCGATGTGGTAGAATTAGATCTTTCCACCGTGGTTCCCACCTTGGCAGGTCCCAGACGGCCCCAGGATCGGATCGAGTTGGATCGGATGAAGGAGAGCTTCCGGACCGCCATCCGTACCCCTGTAGAAAAAGGGGGGTTCGGGCTTACGGAAGAAAAGCTGGCCAAAGAGGTTGAAGTAACACACCCGAACGGAGAAAAGACCAAACTGCGCCATGGGGCGGTGGTGATCGCCGCCATCACCAGTTGTACAAACACTTCCAATCCCAGTGTGATGATCGGGGCGGGTCTTCTCGCGAAAAAGGCGGTGGAGAAAGGGCTTAAGAAACCGGCCTATGTGAAAAGCTCCCTTACTCCCGGTTCCAAAGTGGTGACCCAATACCTGATCGATGCAGGTGTGATGGGAGCTTTAGAAACATTGGGCTTTAACGTGGCCGGATATGGGTGCGCGACCTGCATCGGAAACAGCGGCCCCCTCCCCGATGAGGTAAGCCGGGCCATCAGCGACGGAGATTTGACCGTGGCTGCCGTATTAAGCGGGAACCGCAATTTTGAAGGACGGATCCACCCCCAGGTGAAGGCGAACTACCTCGCTTCACCGCCGCTCGTCGTTGCCTATGCCTTGGCAGGAACCGTTGACATCGATTTGGCCCGTGAACCCATCGGCTATGGCAAAGATGGTGAACCTGTCTACCTGAAGGATATTTGGCCTACAGGGAAAGAAGTTCAAGATGCGATACTCTCCACGATCGGGCCGGAGAAATTCCGCCGGCAATATGCGGATGTATTTCATGGCAACACGCGTTGGAACAAGATTCCAACCCCGGAGGGACAGCTCTACGAGTGGGATCAAGAGTCCACCTATATCCAGGAGCCTCCCTTCTTTGAAAACCTCTCTCCGGAAGCGGGGCACCTGGAAGAGATTAAGAAAGCCGCCGTTCTTGCCCTCCTGGGAGATTCGGTCACCACCGACCATATTTCCCCTGCGGGCAGCATCGCCGTAAACAGCCCGGCCGGGAAATACCTGCTAGAACATGGAGTTGAGAAGAAGGATTTCAATTCCTATGGTTCACGGCGGGGAAATCATGAGGTGATGATGCGGGGGACATTCGCCAATATCCGCATCCGAAACCAGATCGCTCCAGGAACCGAAGGGGGCGTTACCAAGTACCTGCCTACCGGGGAAGTGATGCCGATTTACGACGCGGCGATGAAATATAAGGAAGCGGGTGTTCCCCTCCTTGTGTTGGCCGGTAAGGAATACGGAACGGGATCTTCCCGGGATTGGGCGGCGAAGGGAACCTACCTCTTAGGGGTAAAAGCGGTCATCGCCGAGAGTTTTGAACGCATTCACCGGAGCAACCTGGTAGGAATGGGTGTCCTTCCTCTCCAATTTATGGAGGGAGACAGCTGGAAATCCTTGGGTCTTACCGGCGGAGAGAGCTTCGACATCCTTGGACTTCATGATCAGGTGAAACCTGGAGATGAGGTGGTAGTACGGGCCACTCGCTCAGACGGATCCACCATCGAGTTTAAGGTCACCCTCCGCCTCGATAGTGTGGTTGAGATTGATTATTACCGGAACAGCGGCATTCTGCAGACCGTCCTCCGGGAACTGATGAAGAGATAA
- a CDS encoding polysaccharide deacetylase family protein yields the protein MRRMLFFFLSLSLCLPQMISVQPAISPQPSLLAFALQEMGSPSSLNRKYPHLFIMKGKGTAKEVALTFDDAPDLRYTPQILTILKKENVKATFFVVGWRAKAYPSVVKRIIQDGHVLGNHSYSHADLAKVSQKRFQYETEKTDEIIKRLSGYSPKLLRPPYGSIKESQLRWAAQKKYVVVYWNVDSEDWRGIGAKEVIHNVLDHVGVGSIILHHSGTGRGGDLSGTVKALPVIIKNLKREGYRFVTVPELLHIPRNK from the coding sequence ATGCGCCGCATGCTCTTCTTTTTTTTATCCTTGTCCCTGTGCCTTCCTCAAATGATTTCGGTGCAACCTGCCATATCCCCGCAGCCGTCTTTGTTGGCTTTTGCGCTTCAGGAAATGGGCTCCCCTTCCTCTCTCAACCGAAAATATCCACACCTTTTCATCATGAAAGGAAAGGGAACGGCCAAAGAGGTTGCCCTTACCTTTGACGATGCCCCCGATCTCCGTTATACCCCGCAAATCCTCACCATCCTGAAAAAGGAGAACGTAAAGGCCACTTTCTTCGTGGTGGGATGGAGGGCGAAAGCATATCCCTCCGTCGTAAAGCGGATCATCCAGGATGGGCACGTGTTGGGGAATCATTCGTATAGCCATGCCGACTTGGCCAAGGTAAGCCAAAAAAGGTTTCAATATGAAACAGAGAAAACGGACGAGATTATAAAGCGACTCTCCGGTTATTCTCCAAAACTGTTGCGACCACCGTATGGGAGCATCAAGGAGAGCCAATTGCGCTGGGCCGCCCAAAAAAAATATGTCGTCGTTTACTGGAATGTGGACTCGGAAGATTGGCGGGGAATCGGAGCAAAGGAAGTCATCCATAACGTGCTGGACCATGTCGGCGTGGGTTCCATCATCCTGCACCATTCAGGAACGGGGAGGGGAGGAGATCTCTCAGGAACCGTTAAAGCCCTGCCGGTCATTATTAAGAATCTAAAGAGGGAGGGGTATCGTTTCGTCACCGTTCCGGAATTACTGCACATCCCGCGAAATAAATAA
- the corA gene encoding magnesium/cobalt transporter CorA, with translation MIWIFAVKKDGTYLVKKDLTLSSPERDELIWYWVDFDAPTEEETRLLRDFFHFHPLAIEDCINRLQRPKLDHYGETHFFVLHALQEKNLIPEELNLFLGTDYLVTYHHHPLPPIGETRGKLKEREDLKEKSPLFVAYLLIDKLVDHYFPVLEEVERRLDNVDDSPRDSRSIQNTLDYIYSLRADLLQIRRTIVPMRDLLYRIVNSSRLTQEYHPYFLDIYDHLTKLSDMVEEYREMTADLRDSTLSLYSFRMNTIMKTLTVITTIFMPLTFIAGIYGMNFHYMPELSWRYGYFVVLGAMSLITFGMLFLFYKKGWFR, from the coding sequence ATGATCTGGATTTTTGCCGTAAAAAAAGACGGGACATATCTGGTGAAGAAAGACCTTACCCTGTCCTCCCCTGAGCGAGATGAGCTGATCTGGTACTGGGTTGATTTCGATGCTCCCACGGAGGAGGAGACGCGCCTTCTTCGGGATTTCTTTCACTTTCATCCCCTTGCCATCGAGGATTGCATTAACCGCCTGCAAAGGCCGAAACTCGACCATTATGGGGAGACTCACTTCTTCGTCCTTCATGCCTTGCAAGAAAAAAACTTAATTCCGGAGGAGCTTAATCTTTTTTTAGGAACAGATTATCTGGTAACCTATCACCATCATCCTCTTCCCCCGATCGGTGAAACCAGGGGCAAACTGAAGGAAAGGGAGGATTTAAAGGAAAAAAGCCCTTTATTCGTCGCCTATCTCCTCATCGATAAACTGGTGGATCATTATTTCCCCGTTCTCGAAGAAGTAGAACGGCGATTGGATAATGTGGATGACTCCCCCAGGGATTCCCGCTCCATTCAAAATACCCTCGATTACATCTATTCTCTTCGCGCCGATCTCCTGCAGATCCGGCGTACCATCGTGCCGATGAGGGATCTCCTCTACCGAATCGTAAATTCCTCCAGATTAACCCAAGAATACCATCCTTATTTTCTCGATATTTACGATCACCTGACAAAACTCTCCGACATGGTGGAGGAATATCGGGAAATGACCGCAGACCTCAGGGACAGCACGCTCTCCCTATACTCTTTCCGTATGAACACCATCATGAAAACCTTGACCGTGATTACCACCATCTTTATGCCCCTTACGTTCATCGCAGGGATCTACGGCATGAATTTTCATTATATGCCTGAGTTATCCTGGAGATACGGCTATTTCGTGGTTTTAGGGGCTATGAGTCTCATCACCTTCGGTATGCTCTTTCTCTTTTATAAAAAAGGTTGGTTCAGATAG